The following proteins are co-located in the Betta splendens chromosome 9, fBetSpl5.4, whole genome shotgun sequence genome:
- the LOC114861280 gene encoding cyclin-G2-like isoform X2 — protein sequence MRDLQVIDSLLLKELKSCCAKEYNFLPRETGLKLIESASAENHSGVSAKSRDSRVEELWGLTSFFGYSTQTFVQAVNLLDRFLTIMKVQPKHLPCIGVGCLHIAAKMVEDETNVSPTQELIRISQSRFTVSDLCRMEKIISEKLNVEPEAVTALTFLRLYYSAFTSSSVGREDLPSIGRLEAQLKACLCRLVFSKAKPSVLALSLIAQEFDALQSTCMLKIVQQFQRHLKISDGELLHWKELVAKCMTEYRSSECNKPDNKKLVWIVSRRTAQNLQANHFSIPGLPTIPEDSWNESDSEDSCEDMCCGETPCGSPGSDGEGAFFPTTFLSCRK from the exons ATGAGGGATCTTCAAGTCATTGACAGTCTGCTCTTGAAAGAGTTGAAGTCATGTTGTGCAAAAGAGTACAACTTTCTTCCCAGAGAGACAGGCCTTAAGCTGATAGAGTCGGCTTCTGCAGAG AACCACAGTGGAGTGTCTGCGAAAAGCCGCGATTCAagagtggaggagctgtggggcCTGACCAGCTTCTTTGGCTACAGCACCCAGACCTTTGTTCAAGCTGTGAATTTGCTCGACAGATTTCTCACCATTATGAAG GTGCAGCCCAAACACTTGCCCTGTATTGGAGTTGGCTGTCTTCACATTGCAGCTAAAATGGTTGAAGATGAGACCAATGTGTCACCGACCCAAGAACTCATTAGAATCAGCCAAAGCAGGTTCACTGTGTCCGACCTCTGTCGTATGGAGAAGATCATTTCGGAGAAGCTCAACGTGGAGCCTGAGGCAGTGACAGCCTTAACCTTCCTACGCCTCTACTACTCAGCCTTCACATCCTCGTCCGTTGGAAG GGAGGACCTCCCAAGCATTGGGAGACTGGAAGCCCAGCTAAAAGCCTGCTTATGCCGGCTTGTTTTCTCTAAGGCAAAA CCATCAGTGTTGGCCCTGTCTCTGATTGCTCAGGAGTTTGATGCTCTCCAATCCACCTGCATGTTGAAGATTGTCCAGCAATTCCAAAGACATCTAAAG ATCAGTGACGGCGAGCTGCTCCACTGGAAGGAGCTGGTGGCAAAGTGTATGACAGAGTATCGCTCAAGTGAATGCAACAAACCAGACAACAAAAAGCTTGTCTGGATCGTGTCCAGGAGAACAGCACAGAATCTCCAAGCCAACCACTTCAGTATTCCTGGTCTGCCAACGATTCCTGAGGACAGCTGGAATGAGAGTGATAG CGAGGACTCCTGTGAGGACATGTGCTGCGGAGAGACGCCGTGTGGTTCACCTGGCAGTGACGGAGAAGGAGCCTTTTTCCCCACCACCTTTCTCAGCTGCAGAAAGTGA
- the LOC114861280 gene encoding cyclin-G2-like isoform X1, giving the protein MRDLQVIDSLLLKELKSCCAKEYNFLPRETGLKLIESASAENHSGVSAKSRDSRVEELWGLTSFFGYSTQTFVQAVNLLDRFLTIMKVQPKHLPCIGVGCLHIAAKMVEDETNVSPTQELIRISQSRFTVSDLCRMEKIISEKLNVEPEAVTALTFLRLYYSAFTSSSVGREDLPSIGRLEAQLKACLCRLVFSKAKVRLVPRWQFHSIKAITLNLGTNQNFVFSPLQPSVLALSLIAQEFDALQSTCMLKIVQQFQRHLKISDGELLHWKELVAKCMTEYRSSECNKPDNKKLVWIVSRRTAQNLQANHFSIPGLPTIPEDSWNESDSEDSCEDMCCGETPCGSPGSDGEGAFFPTTFLSCRK; this is encoded by the exons ATGAGGGATCTTCAAGTCATTGACAGTCTGCTCTTGAAAGAGTTGAAGTCATGTTGTGCAAAAGAGTACAACTTTCTTCCCAGAGAGACAGGCCTTAAGCTGATAGAGTCGGCTTCTGCAGAG AACCACAGTGGAGTGTCTGCGAAAAGCCGCGATTCAagagtggaggagctgtggggcCTGACCAGCTTCTTTGGCTACAGCACCCAGACCTTTGTTCAAGCTGTGAATTTGCTCGACAGATTTCTCACCATTATGAAG GTGCAGCCCAAACACTTGCCCTGTATTGGAGTTGGCTGTCTTCACATTGCAGCTAAAATGGTTGAAGATGAGACCAATGTGTCACCGACCCAAGAACTCATTAGAATCAGCCAAAGCAGGTTCACTGTGTCCGACCTCTGTCGTATGGAGAAGATCATTTCGGAGAAGCTCAACGTGGAGCCTGAGGCAGTGACAGCCTTAACCTTCCTACGCCTCTACTACTCAGCCTTCACATCCTCGTCCGTTGGAAG GGAGGACCTCCCAAGCATTGGGAGACTGGAAGCCCAGCTAAAAGCCTGCTTATGCCGGCTTGTTTTCTCTAAGGCAAAAGTAAGACTTGTTCCCAGGTGGCAATTTCACAGCATAAAAGCGATTACTTTGAATCTCGGAACTAATCagaattttgttttttcccctttgcaGCCATCAGTGTTGGCCCTGTCTCTGATTGCTCAGGAGTTTGATGCTCTCCAATCCACCTGCATGTTGAAGATTGTCCAGCAATTCCAAAGACATCTAAAG ATCAGTGACGGCGAGCTGCTCCACTGGAAGGAGCTGGTGGCAAAGTGTATGACAGAGTATCGCTCAAGTGAATGCAACAAACCAGACAACAAAAAGCTTGTCTGGATCGTGTCCAGGAGAACAGCACAGAATCTCCAAGCCAACCACTTCAGTATTCCTGGTCTGCCAACGATTCCTGAGGACAGCTGGAATGAGAGTGATAG CGAGGACTCCTGTGAGGACATGTGCTGCGGAGAGACGCCGTGTGGTTCACCTGGCAGTGACGGAGAAGGAGCCTTTTTCCCCACCACCTTTCTCAGCTGCAGAAAGTGA
- the LOC114861278 gene encoding sia-alpha-2,3-Gal-beta-1,4-GlcNAc-R:alpha 2,8-sialyltransferase-like: MVRIAKALGLVILCVAVLILSLISYVSLRKDSLFTSSKYYMGGPRIMFHAGFRSQFAMNFLDPSFIPLTNALNEELQGKPSKWKFNKTAFYQQRKDIFSYIDIPKNFSLTKNSVHVGQLMHFDYSSNKYVFSISNNFKSLLPDISPIVNKHYSMCAVVGNSGILTGSHCGPEIDQADFVFRCNFAPTEIYSKDVGKKTNLTTFNPSILERYYNNLLTIQDRNNFFLNLKKLEGAILWIPAFFLHTSATVTRTLVDFFVEHKGQLKIELAWPGNIMHDVNKYWKTKNLSPKRLSTGILMYTLASAMCDEIHLYGFWPFGWDPNTGKDLPYHYYDKKGTKFTTKWQETHQLPSEFKLLYKLHREGVIKLSLTHCSA, from the exons ATGGTCCGCATCGCCAAGGCTCTGGGGCTGGTCATTCTGTGCGTCGCCGTGCTCATCCTGTCCCTCATCAGCTACGTCTCCCTGAGGAAGGACAgcctcttcacctcctccaaatACTACATGGGAGGCCCGAGGATCATGTTCCACGCGGGATTTCG GTCTCAGTTTGCCATGAATTTTCTGGACCCGTCCTTCATTCCCCTGACCAACGCTCTgaacgaggagctgcagggaaaaCCGTCCAAATGGAAGTTCAACAAGACTGCCTTCTATCAGCAGAG gaAAGACATCTTCAGCTACATCGACATTCCCAAAAACTTCTCCCTCACAAAAAACAGCGTGCACGTGGGCCAGCTCATGCACTTCGACTACTCCAGCAACAAATACGTCTTCTCCATCAGCAACAACTTCAAGTCCCTGCTGCCGGACATCTCCCCCATCGTCAACAAGCACTACAGCATGTGTGCGGTGGTGGGAAACAGCGGCATCCTCACAGGCAGCCACTGCGGCCCAGAAATCGACCAGGCGGACTTCGTCTTCCGGTGCAACTTCGCCCCAACCGAGATCTACTCCAAGGACGTGGGAAAGAAGACCAACCTGACCACCTTCAACCCCAGCATCCTGGAGAGGTACTACAACAACCTGCTGACCATTCAAGACAGGAACAATTTCTTTCTGAACCTGAAGAAGCTGGAGGGGGCCATCCTGTGGATCCCAGCCTTCTTCCTCCATACCTCAGCCACCGTCACCAGGACCCTGGTGGACTTCTTTGTGGAGCATAAGGGTCAACTGAAGATTGAACTGGCCTGGCCAGGGAACATCATGCACGATGTCAACAA GTACTGGAAGACTAAAAACCTCTCTCCCAAGCGTCTCAGTACTGGGATCCTCATGTACACGCTGGCCTCCGCCATGTGTGACGAGATCCACCTGTACGGCTTCTGGCCCTTCGGCTGGGACCCCAACACGGGCAAGGACCTGCCCTACCACTACTACGACAAGAAGGGCACCAAGTTCACCACCAAGTGGCAGGAGACGCACCAGCTGCCCAGTGAGTTCAAGCTGCTCTACAAGCTGCACAGGGAGGGCGTGATCAAGCTCAGCCTGACGCACTGCAGCGCGTAG